The Oncorhynchus keta strain PuntledgeMale-10-30-2019 unplaced genomic scaffold, Oket_V2 Un_scaffold_9739_pilon_pilon, whole genome shotgun sequence genome contains the following window.
GCTGAGCCAGCCTTAATAGGCAGTCAAacacaggatgcaccagagccaCCATAGGCATGTTGTTCACCTGGGGAGGGGAAAACACAAGGACCTATTAACATTTCATTGATAAGAAAAGCTTCTATGCGTATatattttggggcggcagggtagcctagtggttagagcgttgggctactaaccgaaaggttgcaagtttgaatatatgccatttatatgcCATTTATGAATCTCCTAGCTGactaggtacaaatctgtcgttctgcccctgaacaaggcagttaacccactgttcctaggccgtcattgaaaataagattttgttcttaactgatttgcctacttaaataaagattaaaaaataaacaattcCATGAAGAAATAGCTCAAATAAAACTGGAGAGTACGATGCCCGATTCACACTATAGGGATGAACCGTACTGCGCAGGTTTTGGATATTGTCCTTGTACAATGTTCTTTCCAGCACGGTTCCAGCAATTATGACAGATGCCCAGCACAGCTTGGCTCAGTTCAGTCTTGTGAATAGGTTGTTAGATATCTCCAGTTAGAATATGAATAGGGATTCTGGAATGTTTTGGCTCATACCTTGAGGTAGTCGAAGACGTTGCAGATGAAGGTGACGAAGCAGACCCACTCCTGCAGCGAGCGAAGCCGTGTGTCCTCCCGGGCCACGAACTCCAGCTGCAGCCGGTTGAGCAGATTCCGCCGGAACACGTTTCCGTTGTTGTGCTTGGCCTCAGCCTGCAAGATGTGGTAGAGAACAAGATCACACACAGCCATAAGCATCTGTATGGTTCCAGTCTATGGATATATACAACTAGGAAGTTAAAGCACTGATCCCGGGGAGCAAAATAGTAGGATTGGGTTGAGTAGGATTGAGTTGCCATTTGACAATGATAAACCCCTTGGTCCCCACCACCCCTAAGCTGCCCACCCACCAAATGGTTAGGATTTGAAGACAGTAAGCTGATCTTAGATCTGAGCTTCTAGAGAGGAGCTCATTTGACCTTGTTTACAGTCAAACTCCAGCTTTAGTTCACACCATGTTCTAGGCCTAGGTGTGAAGCCCTAGTCAAAGATAATTCCCCTTACTGTTGTTACCACCATTACTATCAGCCAGAAAGGCAAGTAGTTTTAAGGTGATTATTACCATACCTGAACGATAGTGTAGCAAATGCGTCCTGCCTCTTTGCTGAAGACCTGGTCCTTCAAAGACTGGTCCACGATGACATTGGACACCTTCTCCAGGTCCACCGTGCTGGGCtctgagggcagagagagggctaATCCAAAGACAGCCACACTTACACTTGCTACTGGGTCACGTTCATTAGGCACAACATTTGACAATAACGCTCTGAAACGGCAAGGTTGCATCTGAGCATCCCCAATAACAAAGTTGTTTTCTTTTTCTGTTGCAAAATTTTTGAAATCTATTGCTACGGTTTGCACTAATGAACATGACACTGTACTATGTACTTAAATTGTAAAAACAAAACATTATCAATCTGACTGTGTTGATTTTTCACACAGACCTTTATATACATCTTCACAGAATCACTACATTAGGGACTGACCTTTCAGGGCCGTTTTCAGCAGATTCTGGGTCTCCAAGTCAAAAGACTGAATCTTGTAGTCCTCTTTACAGTTTTCCATTTTTTACAAGTGATACTGAAAAAGACCATGGATACAGACAGACTATGTTTTCAAACATCATTTCAAGCGAAATTCATTAGACAGAACTATGTCTCAGCACAAAGCTGTCTAACGCTGTTGTCATCAATCTGGCTGCCCCCCAGGCCTCTTTCATAGGGGGATATGGGGGATTAAGCCAACATACGCAGTTCCTATAATATtgcccaaataaaaaggtagtttGCATACAAGCAATGTAGAAACAGATTTATCATATCTTCAAATACCAATAGTTAATTGCCATTTGTATGTTAGAGGATGCATTTTCCACCCATCCATTGTAAAAAGTCACAATGAAATCGCATGACTTCTACTGGGTCAGGAGTTGCATTTTCAAACAAACGAAACCTTTGCAGCAGCCTAACCTCGTTCCCAGGATATGGAAGGGCAGCAGGTCTGGCGCACGAGACTAGCAACAACCTGTCCCGTTGCATCAAACTGCACTACATGCCAGCCCAGCAATAAATACCGGTAACAGTTAGCGGTATTAATATTTCACCATAAGAGATTGGATCGAGCTACCTAAAAAAAAATGGCTGCTACTAAACATGCACGCAATTGATGCAAAAAGTCCGTAcaatttagctagctatctaactagCTGCTAAAATGAGTAACgaaacaactagctagctagttagacTTGTTACACAGATAACGTTAGTTACCAAGCGAATATGTTTGAAAAGGAGTTGTTGAGGGGCTAGCTAGTTacgttaactgacttgccaagtctGATTTACAAGAGCTCAAATTATGTTCGTTCAGGTTTCTAAATATAAACTGAAATCAAGACTTACTTTCATAAAGTTAAGTTTGAAGCAGTGATTACATTGTACATACACCCTccactgtgctgtgctgtgctgtttgTTCATCACTTCCTGAGTGCTTTCTGCGCACGCGCTGTGTTCCACCAGTATTGGACAAAATGCGCACTGACGCCTAGCGAGAAGTGTCCAGTGACGTTAAATAAACTGTTTACCCATAGACGAAACCCACATTATTAAAATCTGTTCTATTCTGACTATATCATTCCAATGACAGGTTCATTTGCATGCATTTTCTTTATTCAAAAACAGTTCAAAAATAACAAAACATGGGTAAGTACGATACAATGCGTTTTAAATAAAAACCCAAATATAGACTGACACACCTGCCACCACTTTGTACAGTACATCAGTAGCCGACACAATGTTACACATAGTACAAGAAATTGTCCCACCAAGTGCAATCTTTCCAGCATTAAACATACATAGAATAAATATTCAAATTTAAATACAGTGTTAGATATGCTGTGTTTAAACGTTTACATtttaatcatttagcagacgctcttattcagtTGGTCATATATTTAAAACTAACATACACCGTCATGCTTCT
Protein-coding sequences here:
- the LOC118374244 gene encoding MIF4G domain-containing protein B-like isoform X2 produces the protein MENCKEDYKIQSFDLETQNLLKTALKEPSTVDLEKVSNVIVDQSLKDQVFSKEAGRICYTIVQAEAKHNNGNVFRRNLLNRLQLEFVAREDTRLRSLQEWVCFVTFICNVFDYLKVNNMPMVALVHPVFDCLLRLAQPDSLNNEEEVDCLVLQLHRIGDQLEKMDGQKMDELFYLLRDGFLLQEGLSSMARLLLLEILEFRAGGWMLSDTAQKYYYSEVTD
- the LOC118374244 gene encoding MIF4G domain-containing protein B-like isoform X1; protein product: MENCKEDYKIQSFDLETQNLLKTALKALSLPSEPSTVDLEKVSNVIVDQSLKDQVFSKEAGRICYTIVQAEAKHNNGNVFRRNLLNRLQLEFVAREDTRLRSLQEWVCFVTFICNVFDYLKVNNMPMVALVHPVFDCLLRLAQPDSLNNEEEVDCLVLQLHRIGDQLEKMDGQKMDELFYLLRDGFLLQEGLSSMARLLLLEILEFRAGGWMLSDTAQKYYYSEVTD